From the Chryseobacterium sp. G0201 genome, the window CGATAATCAAATTTTCCGCTCCTAATTCAGAAATATATCCTGCCATACTTGCATTCAGTAAGATGATTTTCTTAAATGGAACCTGATTTTTCTTAAAATTATAAATGAAATTTCCTGATTTCAACTGTAAATCATCGTTCTGATCTTTGTATTGAAGATGATTTGAGATGGAAGTCCACTCATTAGAAGAAATTTTTTGTTCTCTTTTACAGCAAATTAGAGTCAAAAACGCGATTAATAGTAAAAATTTCAGTTTCATATTTCAAAGAAAAGAAAAAAGTGCTATATTTGCAAACCTTTAAACAACAAAGGAAGTAACGGCCTCGTGGCGCAACTGAATAGCGCATCTGATTACGGCTCAGAAGGTTACAGGTTTGAATCCTGTCGAGGTCACTAAATTTTAAAAGAGAATTTTGTAAATTGTTAAAAATCAATTAATTACAAATTCTCTTTTTTCTTTTTGTACCTTTTTTGTATCCGAATTTTCAAAATACACTTTTTTAAAGCTATTTAAACTTAATTAAATCTATCTGAATTGTAATCCGTGTACTGTTACACAAATATACTACGAATTAAAGTAATGTCCGTTCGATTCAAAATAATCATACATAATGTTTCTTGCCGTAGCTTCCCAATCAATCACAACAAAGCTAGGTAAATTGAACGGTATATCATTTTCGTATAAATATTCTACAAACTCAATATCGTTTGCAAATTCGCCACAATAAAAATTATTTACATACTCATAAATGCTCTGAAAATCCATTTTTCCTAAACAATCCACGCAGGCTTCAAAAACTTCTGTATTATGTCCTGAATCATCTATTTGTTCCGCAATATCATAAATGTCGGGAGATAAAAAACTCTCGCTAATCAATCCTAGCCTTTCAAACAGTTCGCAGTGTTCATAATCGGAAAACATAAATTCAGGGTCATGTTCGTCTTTGTGTAGCTCTCGCATTGCTTCTAGTAGTTCGTCATAATCAGAATAGTCCGAAAGATTTAACCATTTACCGTACAGGCTTGAATTGTTGTACTTGTGAAAAGTCCCACAATAAACGGAACAATTGTCGAGACAATTTTGTAAATTTGTCATGTTGATAATTTTAGTAAGATTAAAATTTATTGACTTGCCTAGTTGTGTTCGAGACATCTAGGCATTTATTTTATATACTGAACCTTGTACACATAGAAATAAGGCTATGTTTTAGTAGTAAAGCACAGTATAAATATACGATAAAAAGCCGATAACCACCAGCTTTATAGACACTTTTAACCAAAATATCAACACTTTACAAGACCTGTTAAAAACTTTTTAACAACTCGGAGCGCAGGAAGATAAAAACAGTCTGAGAAAAACAAAATCCGAGCATAGGGGACGTATCGAAAAAAGTCCGACAACCCACACCCAAACCGTTATAGTAGGTACAGACCCGATACCTATATGAAAATTTTGAGATTTGGCATAGGGGGACGTTTTACAGTGAAAATTTGATACGGTGGGGTAATTAGGTCGGTATATATAATATTGCCTGACAGTAGCCCCACAGCCAATAAAAATAAAAGCATTCATAATACTCATTCAGTGTACCATTGTTTGAGGGAGCAATTAAACATTTTGGGGTAAATAGTCATATAATATATTGACAAAATCACACCTTTTCAAATCAATGATTTTTTAACTTCCGACAAAACCATAGTGATTGCTTACCATACCTAAAACCTAGATAAAATCTTTAAAGTTGAAAAAAATTTCGCAGGTTTTTGAAGCAAAGCCAAAAGATTAGTAAAATTTCATATTTTTGTAGCTAGAATTTTAACGAAAAATATAAAGCGTTAGCTTTTATTCTGTTATAGGAAATCTGACAATTTCAAAAATGTAACATAGAATAAACAGTTGATGCCCGTGCTATGGCGTGCGGGCTATTACTTGTTTGTGTTACATGGTTTTGTCAGAACCTCCTATAGCAAATTAAGTTTAGTCCCACGCTTTTTGCATTTATTAACCTTCACTTTAGGGACTGAGTGAGCTGACAAATCACTATGAAAAAGATCTTTATTTCCGTATTTATGCTAATCGGAATTTATTGTTTTTCCCAAACAGCAACTAAAAAGTATAATTCTTTCTATAACCGATATGAATATTTTGATTCTAGCGGAAATATGATTGGATATGAAAAGTACAATAACCTTTCAAAACAATGGGAATATTATACTACAGGTACTACTGCACAATCTCAACAACCGACACAATACCGTGATCCGCAACAACTAAGTATTTCAGGTTTAGGAAATGCAATGACAGCAAAGCAAAACAGATACGACAATAATGTTCAGCAAGTTCAAAGAACAGTAAATTTAATATCTAACCAAATCAATAATTTAGATGTTACAGACAAACAAAGACAACTCATACATGACACTTTCCAAAAAAGCTGTATTAATGAAGTAAATCGAACTAAAATTAATTACTCATCAGCCAATGAAACCAACCGTATTATACAATGGTTGTACGATTCTATTAACA encodes:
- a CDS encoding antirestriction protein ArdA produces the protein MTNLQNCLDNCSVYCGTFHKYNNSSLYGKWLNLSDYSDYDELLEAMRELHKDEHDPEFMFSDYEHCELFERLGLISESFLSPDIYDIAEQIDDSGHNTEVFEACVDCLGKMDFQSIYEYVNNFYCGEFANDIEFVEYLYENDIPFNLPSFVVIDWEATARNIMYDYFESNGHYFNS